A single region of the Triticum dicoccoides isolate Atlit2015 ecotype Zavitan chromosome 2B, WEW_v2.0, whole genome shotgun sequence genome encodes:
- the LOC119363250 gene encoding organic cation/carnitine transporter 7-like isoform X1, which yields MAGGSEARGGECGYYTTDDALSQVGFGRFQALVLAYAGVGWTAEAMEIMMLSFVGPSVKDEWGISGQQEGLITSVVFAGMIIGGFLGGVISDSYGRRIGFLFTAVVTGIFGFLSALSPNYMCLLTLRFIVGMGLGAGHVLGTWFLEFVPAANRGTWVVVFHCTWTFGTILQALIAWAIMPVLGWRWLIALSSTPCFILLIFYGITPESPRYLCSRGRTADAQFILERIAIMNNMALPSGTLIVAPQRRSDDVVDAETIVPLILSQDSAATDVCMSSSISRSINAFHTLVSRSLIRSTLLLWFVYFAFCFAYYGIVLLTSELSNGGRRCGPVGMHLWQQNDARLYRDVLVTSIAEFPGLILAALFVDKVGRKLSMGAFAFLCLVSIAPLAAPLEEGLATVLLFSARTCITGSYAVLYIYGPEIYPSSCRNTGVGVATSLGRIGGMIAPLIAVGLLESCHQKEAVFVFDLVLFLASVACALFPLETKGCQIQ from the exons ATGGCGGGAGGCAGTGAGGCTAGGGGCGGGGAGTGCGGCTACTACACGACGGACGACGCGCTCTCCCAGGTGGGCTTCGGGAGGTTCCAGGCGCTGGTGCTGGCCTACGCCGGCGTGGGCTGGACCGCGGAGGCCATGGAGATCATGATGCTGTCCTTCGTCGGCCCGTCCGTGAAGGACGAGTGGGGAATCTCGGGCCAGCAGGAGGGGCTCATCACCAGCGTCGTCTTCGCCGGGATGATCATCGGGGGCTTCCTCGGGGGCGTCATCTCGGACTCGTATGGCAGAAG GATTGGTTTTCTATTCACCGCGGTTGTCACTGGCATATTTGGTTTTCTCAGTGCTTTGTCACCTAACTACATGTGCCTATTAACCCTCCGCTTTATTGTCGGTATGGGATTGGGTGCTGGTCATGTTCTTGGTACATGGTTCCTAGAGTTTGTTCCTGCTGCAAACAGGGGTACTTGGGTGGTTGTCTTCCATTGTACTTGGACTTTTGGAACAATCCTTCAGGCTCTTATTGCATGG GCTATCATGCCAGTACTTGGATGGAGGTGGTTGATAGCGTTGTCTTCAACACCATGTTTCATTCTGCTTATTTTCTATGGTATAACACCTGAATCACCACGGTACCTCTGCTCAAGAGGTAGAACAGCTGATGCTCAATTTATTTTGGAGAGAATAGCAATAATGAACAACATGGCTCTGCCCTCTGGCACCTTAATAGTTGCCCCACAAAGAAGGTCTGATGATGTTGTTGATGCGGAGACAATAGTACCGCTGATTCTTTCACAAGATAGTGCTGCAACTGACGTTTGCATGAGCTCCTCTATATCCAGATCTATTAATGCATTCCATACACTTGTGTCACGAAGCCTGATTAGATCTACACTTCTTCTTTGGTTTGTCTACTTTGCCTTTTGTTTTGCTTACTATGGTATAGTATTGCTAACATCGGAACTAAGCAATGGTGGAAGGAGATGTGGACCTGTTGGAATGCATTTGTGGCAGCAAAATGATGCCAGACTCTACAGAGATGTCCTGGTGACAAGTATTGCGG AATTTCCTGGTCTGATTTTGGCGGCTCTATTTGTTGACAAAGTTGGTCGCAAACTGTCAATGGGAGCGTTTGCTTTTCTGTGCCTTGTTTCCATCGCACCACTTGCTGCACCTCTAGAAGAAGGTTTAGCAACCGTCCTTCTATTCAGTGCCCGGACTTGTATCACAGGAAGTTATGCTGTTCTCTATATTTACGGCCCTGAG ATCTACCCTTCATCATGTCGGAACACCGGAGTGGGTGTCGCGACTTCTCTCGGCCGGATAGGTGGCATGATTGCCCCACTCATAGCTGTAGGATTGCTAGAGAGCTGTCATCAGAAAGAAGCTGTGTTTGTCTTCGATCTTGTACTCTTTCTTGCATCAGTTGCCTGTGCCCTCTTCCCTCTAGAGACCAAAGGCTGCCAGATTCAGTAA
- the LOC119363250 gene encoding organic cation/carnitine transporter 7-like isoform X2 has translation MAGGSEARGGECGYYTTDDALSQVGFGRFQALVLAYAGVGWTAEAMEIMMLSFVGPSVKDEWGISGQQEGLITSVVFAGMIIGGFLGGVISDSYGRRIGFLFTAVVTGIFGFLSALSPNYMCLLTLRFIVGMGLGAGHVLGTWFLEFVPAANRGTWVVVFHCTWTFGTILQALIAWAIMPVLGWRWLIALSSTPCFILLIFYGITPESPRYLCSRGRTADAQFILERIAIMNNMALPSGTLIVAPQRRSDDVVDAETIVPLILSQDSAATDVCMSSSISRSINAFHTLVSRSLIRSTLLLWFVYFAFCFAYYGIVLLTSELSNGGRRCGPVGMHLWQQNDARLYRDVLVTSIAGSQLICMHRHVYTIRYQ, from the exons ATGGCGGGAGGCAGTGAGGCTAGGGGCGGGGAGTGCGGCTACTACACGACGGACGACGCGCTCTCCCAGGTGGGCTTCGGGAGGTTCCAGGCGCTGGTGCTGGCCTACGCCGGCGTGGGCTGGACCGCGGAGGCCATGGAGATCATGATGCTGTCCTTCGTCGGCCCGTCCGTGAAGGACGAGTGGGGAATCTCGGGCCAGCAGGAGGGGCTCATCACCAGCGTCGTCTTCGCCGGGATGATCATCGGGGGCTTCCTCGGGGGCGTCATCTCGGACTCGTATGGCAGAAG GATTGGTTTTCTATTCACCGCGGTTGTCACTGGCATATTTGGTTTTCTCAGTGCTTTGTCACCTAACTACATGTGCCTATTAACCCTCCGCTTTATTGTCGGTATGGGATTGGGTGCTGGTCATGTTCTTGGTACATGGTTCCTAGAGTTTGTTCCTGCTGCAAACAGGGGTACTTGGGTGGTTGTCTTCCATTGTACTTGGACTTTTGGAACAATCCTTCAGGCTCTTATTGCATGG GCTATCATGCCAGTACTTGGATGGAGGTGGTTGATAGCGTTGTCTTCAACACCATGTTTCATTCTGCTTATTTTCTATGGTATAACACCTGAATCACCACGGTACCTCTGCTCAAGAGGTAGAACAGCTGATGCTCAATTTATTTTGGAGAGAATAGCAATAATGAACAACATGGCTCTGCCCTCTGGCACCTTAATAGTTGCCCCACAAAGAAGGTCTGATGATGTTGTTGATGCGGAGACAATAGTACCGCTGATTCTTTCACAAGATAGTGCTGCAACTGACGTTTGCATGAGCTCCTCTATATCCAGATCTATTAATGCATTCCATACACTTGTGTCACGAAGCCTGATTAGATCTACACTTCTTCTTTGGTTTGTCTACTTTGCCTTTTGTTTTGCTTACTATGGTATAGTATTGCTAACATCGGAACTAAGCAATGGTGGAAGGAGATGTGGACCTGTTGGAATGCATTTGTGGCAGCAAAATGATGCCAGACTCTACAGAGATGTCCTGGTGACAAGTATTGCGG GCTCACAGCTCATTTGCATGCACAGACACGTGTATACAATTAGATATCAATGA